One region of Arvicola amphibius chromosome 3, mArvAmp1.2, whole genome shotgun sequence genomic DNA includes:
- the S1pr2 gene encoding sphingosine 1-phosphate receptor 2 codes for MGGLYSEYLNSEKVVEHYNYTKETLDMQETSSRKVASAFIILLCCAIVVENLLVLIAVARNSKLHSAMYLFLGNLAASDLLAGVAFVANTLLSGPVTLSLTPLQWFAREGSAFITLSASVFSLLAIAIERHVAIAKVKLYGSDKSCRMLMLIGASWLMSLILGGLPILGWNCLDHLEACSTVLPLYAKQYVLCVVTIFSVILLAIVALYVRIYFVVRSSHADIAGPQTLALLKTVTIVLGVFIICWLPAFSILLLDFTCPVRACPILYKAHYFFAFATLNSLLNPVIYTWCSRDLRREVLRPLQCWRQGKGMTGRRGGTPGHRLLPLRSSSSLERGLHMPTSPTFLEGNTVV; via the coding sequence ATGGGTGGCTTATACTCAGAGTACCTCAATTCTGAGAAGGTTGTGGAACACTACAATTACACCAAAGAGACGCTGGACATGCAGGAGACATCCTCCCGCAAGGTGGCCTCGGCTTTCATCATCCTCCTGTGCTGTGCCATCGTGGTGGAGAACCTCCTGGTGCTGATTGCAGTGGCAAGGAACAGCAAGTTACACTCAGCAATGTACCTGTTTCTTGGCAACCTGGCAGCCTCCGACCTTCTGGCAGGTGTGGCCTTTGTGGCCAACACCTTGCTCTCGGGCCCTGTCACTCTGTCACTGACTCCTTTGCAGTGGTTCGCCCGAGAGGGTTCAGCCTTCATCACTCTCTCTGCCTCGGTCTTCAGCCTCCTGGCTATTGCCATCGAGAGACACGTGGCCATCGCCAAGGTCAAGCTTTATGGCAGTGACAAAAGCTGTCGAATGTTGATGCTCATTGGGGCCTCTTGGCTGATGTCGCTGATTCTGGGTGGCTTGCCCATCCTGGGCTGGAATTGTCTGGACCATCTGGAGGCCTGCTCCACTGTCCTGCCTCTCTATGCCAAGCAGTATGTGCTCTGTGTGGTCACCATCTTTTCTGTCATCTTATTGGCTATCGTGGCACTGTATGTTCGAATCTACTTTGTCGTCCGTTCCAGCCATGCCGATATTGCTGGTCCCCAGACGCTGGCCCTGCTCAAGACGGTCACCATTGTACTAGGTGTTTTCATCATCTGCTGGCTCCCAGCTTTTAGCATCCTTCTCTTAGACTTCACGTGTCCCGTCCGGGCCTGTCCTATCCTCTACAAAGCCCATTATTTTTTTGCCTTTGCCACCCTCAACTCGCTGCTCAACCCTGTCATCTATACATGGTGTAGCCGGGACCTTCGGAGGGAGGTGCTGAGGCCCCTGCAGTGCTGGCGGCAGGGGAAGGGGATGACAGGTCGTCGAGGTGGGACCCCAGGTCACCGGCTCCTGCCCCTCCGCAGCTCCAGCTCACTGGAGAGGGGCTTGCATATGCCTACATCACCCACGTTTCTGGAGGGCAACACAGTGGTCTGA
- the Mrpl4 gene encoding 39S ribosomal protein L4, mitochondrial, protein MLRLFLAASQAWHRPSGSRVLTSLVEHSARPAESSEPGDSAGLLSPVLRKCELRVPVHRRPVQAWVESLRGFEQERVGLAELHPDVFATAPRLDVLHQVAIWQKNFKRISYAKTKTRAEVSGGGRKPWQQKGSGRARHGSIRSPIWRGGGVAHGPRGPTSYYYMLPMKVRALGLKVALTVKLMQDDLHIVDSLELPTADPQYLTELAQYRHWGSSVLLVDLTHEEMPKNVVAATSRLKSFNLIPAVGLNVYSMLKHQTLVLTLPSIAFLEDKLLWQDSRYTPLYPFRLPYNDFP, encoded by the exons ATGCTGCGATTGTTTCTGGCCGCTTCGCAGGCCTGGCATCGACCCTCTGGTTCCCGG GTCCTCACCTCGCTAGTGGAACACTCGGCACGGCCAGCCGAGAGCTCGGAGCCGGGGGATAGCGCGG GTCTTCTAAGTCCCGTGTTGCGCAAGTGCGAGCTCCGGGTCCCCGTGCACCGGCGCCCGGTGCAGGCCTGGGTCGAGTCGCTGCGTGGCTTCGAGCAGGAGCGGGTCGGCCTGGCGGAGCTGCACCCGGATGTGTTTGCCACGGCGCCCCG GCTGGATGTTCTGCACCAGGTTGCCATCTGGCAGAAGAACTTCAAGAGAATC AGCTATGCTAAGACTAAGACCAGGGCTGAGGTGAGTGGTGGTGGCCGCAAGCCCTGGCAACAGAAAGGCAGTGGCCGTGCCCGGCATGGCAGCATCCGTTCCCCCATATGGCGGGGAG GAGGCGTAGCCCATGGTCCCCGGGGCCCTACAAGTTACTACTACATGTTGCCCATGAAAGTGAGGGCACTGGGCCTCAAGGTGGCCTTGACTGTCAAGCTGATGCAG GATGACCTTCACATcgtggattctctggaactgccCACTGCAGACCCTCAGTACCTGACAGAGCTGGCCCAGTACCGCCACTGGGGGAGTTCCGTGCTCCTTGTAGACTT GACACATGAAGAGATGCCCAAGAATGTTGTGGCAGCCACCTCCAGGCTCAAGAGCTTCAACTTGATCCCTGCAGTTG GCCTGAATGTGTACAGCATGCTCAAACACCAGACTCTGGTCCTCACTCTGCCTTCCATCGCCTTCCTGGAGGACAAGCTACTCTGGCAGGATTCAAGATACACTCCGCTCTACCCCTTCCGCTTGCCCTACAATGACTTCCCCTGA